A single window of Nicotiana tomentosiformis chromosome 1, ASM39032v3, whole genome shotgun sequence DNA harbors:
- the LOC104116998 gene encoding uncharacterized protein isoform X3 — protein sequence MQTRGRNRLVVEQDEDEDVKPYIEHLMDGQNYSRAQPYIEQLMDSQNYSDAQARDGQSNELNSSDGGTEIQHDEDSEEVLYPKTWRSVGLKVTRKEMKRLQVRVKGSYRMMLDNLAGEIFQNKKKLRKSFEDHHSSRLVI from the exons ATGCAAACTAGAGGTCGCAACCGACTGGTAGTTGAacaagatgaagatgaagatgtgAAACCTTATATTGAGCACTTGATGGATGGTCAAAACTACTCTAGAGCCCAGCCATATATTGAGCAGTTGATGGATAGTCAGAACTACTCTGACGCCCAAGCACGTGATGGTCAATCTAATGAGTTGAATAGTTCTGATGGTGGCACTGAGATTCAACATGATGAAGATTCAG AAGAAGTTCTCTATCCCAAAACGTGGAGAAGCGTGGGTCTTAAAGTCACTAGGAAAGAAATGAAAAGATTACAAGTGCGAGTTAAAGG GTCATACCGTATGATGTTGGATAATTTAGCGGGTgaaatatttcaaaataaaaaaaagttgCGGAAATCATTTGAAGACCATCATTCGTCTAGATTAGTTATATAA
- the LOC104116998 gene encoding uncharacterized protein isoform X2, whose translation MIKSKRYIYYLLYVYYLFDNKLNICKLHNRKHNAEIKRSHCKRCLTQHQLDRVHFNTFHEWFKEKLDSFFILKKRRMQTRGRNRLVVEQDEDEDVKPYIEHLMDGQNYSRAQPYIEQLMDSQNYSDAQARDGQSNELNSSDGGTEIQHDEDSEEVLYPKTWRSVGLKVTRKEMKRLQVRVKGSYRMMLDNLAGEIFQNKKKLRKSFEDHHSSRLVI comes from the exons ATGATAAAAAGTAAGCGTTATATCTATTATTTATTATATGTATATTACTTATTTGATAACAAATTAAATATATGCAAGTTACATAATAGGAAACATAATGCTGAAATCAAGAGATCACATTGTAAACGTTGTTTGACACAACATCAACTTGATCGTGTGCATTTCAATACATTTCACGAGTGGTTCAAGGAGAAA CTAGATAGtttctttattttgaaaaaaagaagGATGCAAACTAGAGGTCGCAACCGACTGGTAGTTGAacaagatgaagatgaagatgtgAAACCTTATATTGAGCACTTGATGGATGGTCAAAACTACTCTAGAGCCCAGCCATATATTGAGCAGTTGATGGATAGTCAGAACTACTCTGACGCCCAAGCACGTGATGGTCAATCTAATGAGTTGAATAGTTCTGATGGTGGCACTGAGATTCAACATGATGAAGATTCAG AAGAAGTTCTCTATCCCAAAACGTGGAGAAGCGTGGGTCTTAAAGTCACTAGGAAAGAAATGAAAAGATTACAAGTGCGAGTTAAAGG GTCATACCGTATGATGTTGGATAATTTAGCGGGTgaaatatttcaaaataaaaaaaagttgCGGAAATCATTTGAAGACCATCATTCGTCTAGATTAGTTATATAA
- the LOC104116998 gene encoding uncharacterized protein isoform X1, which yields MIKSKRYIYYLLYVYYLFDNKLNICKLHNRKHNAEIKRSHCKRCLTQHQLDRVHFNTFHEWFKEKVKELEATSNILKDVKVLAQGPSYIAKRFNAFNVNNGYRFRTKQSEKFKVTQNSGVMVVSKTENYASTSNNAPKSANITCYGRLNDIVELNYYEEFKVVLFKCDWVDVTKGRGVKEDDLGFTLVNFSRPADSGDRERHEPFIFEEQAQQVIFVQNPQDHEWFVPRLIKPRDIFNMGEENSLQFDLSMQSDATNLALLGNARVPEDEYNDWVRSGVDGIVIDTSVHSQASLNDGEANVERENGIENECDSE from the exons ATGATAAAAAGTAAGCGTTATATCTATTATTTATTATATGTATATTACTTATTTGATAACAAATTAAATATATGCAAGTTACATAATAGGAAACATAATGCTGAAATCAAGAGATCACATTGTAAACGTTGTTTGACACAACATCAACTTGATCGTGTGCATTTCAATACATTTCACGAGTGGTTCAAGGAGAAA GTAAAGGAGTTAGAAGCCACATCTAACATCTTAAAGGATGTTAAAGTCCTTGCACAAGGGCCGAGTTACATTGCGAAAAGATTTAATGCGTTCAATGTAAATAATGGGTATCGGTTTCGAACGAAGCAAAGTGAAAAATTTAAGGTGACACAAAATAGTGGTGTTATGGTTGTTTCAAAGACTGAAAATTATGCAAGTACAAGTAACAATGCTCCAAAGTCTGCAAATATCACATGTTATGGCAGATTGAATGATATTGTGGAGTTAAACTACTACGAAGAATTTAAGGTTGTCTTATTTAAGTGTGATTGGGTTGATGTAACCAAAGGTAGAGGAGTTAAGGAAGATGACTTGGGTTTCACACTTGTGAATTTCTCACGCCCAGCAGACTCTGGCGATCGAGAACGTCATGAGCCCTTTATTTTTGAAGAACAAGCTCAACAAGTAATATTTGTACAAAATCCTCAAGATCATGAATGGTTTGTCCCTAGGTTAATTAAACCTCGAGATATTTTTAATATGGGAGAGGAAAATAGTTTACAGTTTGACTTATCAATGCAGAGTGATGCCACTAACTTAGCTCTCTTAGGAAATGCTCGTGTTCCAGAGGATGAGTATAATGATTGGGTAAGAAGTGGTGTCGATGGGATAGTAATTGATACAAGCGTACATTCTCAAGCTTCTCTAAATGATGGTGAAGCTAATGTTGAGAGAGAAAATGGCATTGAAAATGAATGTGATTCTGAATAA